The window TCTACGGGTTCGCGCTGCCGGAGGAGCACGGAGGGCTCGGGCTGTCGATGTACGACGAGGTCCGGCTCGTCATGGAGCTCGGGTACACGACGCCGGCGCTGCGGTCGCTGTTCGGGACCAACAACGGGATCGCCGGGCACACCCTGATGGCCGGGGGTTCACCCGAGCAACAGGCGGAGTGGCTGCCGAAGATCGCGAGCGGGGACGTCGTCGCCTCCTTCGCACTCACCGAGGCCGAGGCCGGGTCCGACCCGTCGCGGCTGGGCACCTCGGCCCGCCGCGAGGGCAACGACTGGGTGCTCAACGGAACCAAGCGGTTCATCACCAACGCGCCGGGTGCCGACGTCTTCATGGTTTACGCGCGCACCGACCCGGACGCCGCTCCGGCCCGCGGCATCTCGACCTTCCTCGTCCCGAAGGACAGTCCGGGCCTGACCGTCGGGCCCAAGGACGCGAAGATGGGTCAGTTCGGCGCCTGGACCGCCGACGTCTACCTCGACGACGTCCGCGTCCCGCACGCCAACCTCATCGGCGGCGACGCGGGTCTGCACCGCGGCTACCTCACCGCCATGCAGTGCCTCGCCCACGGCCGGGTGCACATCGCCGCGGTCTGCGTCGGCCTCGCCGAGCGGCTCGTCGACGAGACCGTCGGCTACGCCGCGACCCGCGAGCAGGGCGGGCAGCTCATCGGCGAGTATCAGCTCATCCAGGGCCTGATCGCCGACTCGGTCACCGAGTACCGCGCCGCGCGCAGCCTCGTTCTCGACGTCGCGCGCGACTTCGACTCCGGCGCCGACCGCCGCCTCGGCCCGTCCGCCGCGAAGTACTTCGCCTCCGAGGCCGTCGGCCGCATCGCCGACCGCGCCGTCCAGGTCCACGGCGGGTCCGGGTACATGCGCGGCATCGCCGTCGAGCGTTTCTACCGCGACGTCCGCCTGTTCCGGATCTACGAGGGCACCAGCCAGATCCAGCAGGTCATCATCGCGAAGCAGGCGTTGCGCGACCGGATGACGTAGCGTCAGTTCGCTGCGGAGACGACCAGCGCGCTCATCCTCCCGGCGACCGGACCGGGCCCGTAGCGTTCTGCCAGGAAGGCCTCCACCGCTCGGGTGGTCGACTCCAGGTCGCCGCGCGCCTCGATCTCGAACCGAAGCGGTGTGCCGCGGCAGTAGCCGGTCGCGAGGTCGAGCGCACTGTCGGCACGACACACCGCGTCGACGGTCTCGACCTCGGCGGAGCGGAGGCCCGCCGCCGCGAGGTCGGCCCGGATGCGGTCGGCGTCCGAGTAACCGTGGGGCACGCGGGCGAGGAAGGTGGGCGGGTCGTCCGGGAAGCACCCGGCAAGCGCGTCGATCACCGCGGCCTCCACCTCGTGGGCGGCGAGCGGACCCCAGGAGTTGAACAGGAACCGACCACCCGGGCGCAGGACGCGCGCGATCTGGCCGTACGCCCCGGGCCGGTCCGGGAAGAACATGACGCCGAACTGACAGGCGACGAGATCGAACTCGTCGTCCTCGAAGGGCAGATCCATCGCGTCCGCCGCGCGCCAGGTGGCGGCCGGGACACGCGCGGACCCGACCTCGACCATCGCGGTGTTCAGGTCGGTGGCCACCACCTCCGTGCCCGGCAAGGCGGTCAGGGCCTGCGTGAGCGCTCCGGTGCCCGCGGCCAGTTCGAGGACCCGCCGCGGCCGGTGCCGCGCCACCCGCGCTGCAAGGTCGTCGGCGAACGGCCGGAACACCGCGGGCACCAGGTACCGGTCGTACGCCGCGGACATGTCCGCGGCCCAGACCCGGCTCCGGTCCTCGCTCATCTCAACTCTGGTTCCGGTAGCTCACCCACAGGGCGGCGGCGCCGAGGCCGAGGATCAGACGGCGCATCTTCTTCGCCCGGGCGTCCTCGCGGTCCTGGGCGATCAGGAGCGCGTCGTCGCGGGTGCGGAGGACGAACTGCCCGTCGAAGACGGACTGGGCGAGGTACCGGGCCTGCTCGGGCAGCGAGTACGCGGCGATGAAGGTCTCGTTGGCCAGGCGCATGAGCTCGCCGCCGGCGGCCATGCTCTTGGCCTGGTCGCGAAGGACGTCGGCCATCACCTCGCGGAACACCTCGACGGGCGTGAGCTCCGGGGCGATCGCGCGCAGCGTGCCCTCGAGGTTCGCCGACGCCTTGCCGAACAACGCGACGGCCGGGTTCACCGCGATGCCACGCTTGGAGCAGAAGACCAGGAACTGGTTGAACGTCGCGCCGAACTCGGCGTTGTCGAGGGAGAGGTTGACCACCGACGGGACCCAACGCCCCATGTCGTTGAGGAAGCCGGGGACGTCGGACCTCGTCGTCAGCGTCGACATCTCGACGACGGCGCGACCGGCGGCCTGCCCGTCGTTCAACGCCATCGCGAGCATGAACCGCGTGTAGCCCAGCGCGGTCCGGCGGTCGATCCGGCCGATCATCCCGAAGTCGATGAGGGTCGCCGGCTCCCCGACCGCGACGAAGATGTTGCCCGGATGCGGGTCGGCGTGGAACACCCCGTCGACGAGAAAGCCCCGGAACAGCAACTCGGACGCGTCCCGCGCGATCGCGCGGCGCTCCTCGCCCGAGAACTGCGTCAGGTCCGCCGAACGGATCGAACGACCCGGCGCACGGGTCATGATCAGGACTTCCTTCGTCACCTCCACCACGTCCGGCACCGTCAGGTGCTTGTAGTCGCGGGTGTACTTCTGGAAGGCCTCGATGTTGGCCGCCTCGACGGTGAAGTCGATCTCCGGGCGCATCGCGACGAAGATGCTCTCGAGCATCGCCTCCGGTTGGAACAGCTCGGCCTGGACCGGGAAACGCCGCATCACGAGCCGGACGGCCTGCGCGAGGATCTCCATGTCGAGGCGCGCCTGCGCCGCGACGTGCGGGCGCAGCACCTTGACGACGACCTCGCGGCCGTCGTGCAGCGTCCCCGCGTAGACCTGCGCCATCGACGCGGCACCCAGCGGACGCTCGGTCTCGATCGTCGCGAACCGGGCGCGCCAGTCCGGCCCGAGGTTCTTCACCAGGACGTGCTCGAACTCGTCGAACGGACGGACCATCACTTCTTCGTGGAGGTCCTGCAGCGCCTCGATGATCGTCGCCGACACCATGTCCGGCCGGGTGGAGAGGACCTGGCCCATCTTGATGTACAGCGGGCCCAGACCCTCCAACGCTTCGCGCAGCGCCCGGGCCCGCTCGCGCTCGGCCGCCAGCGGGTCGACGTCCGTCCGGCGAATCCGCCGCGCCTGCCGCGTCGCCTCGCTCGTCAGCAGCTCACCGAGGATCCGCGCGACCTCGGTGACGCGCTGGCGCTTCACGCCGACTCCCGGGCCAGGACGAAGAAGTACGGCTCCGGCATCCCGCGCCGGTCCATGACGCCGAGCAAGGTCGTCTCGTCGACCCGGCGGAAGACGTCGATGATCGGCAGGTGGTCGTAAACCATCGCGGCGGTGACGACCCCGCGATGCTCGAGGTTCCGCAGCCGTGCGCGGTGGCGCCGCGTCCGCAGGCCCGGCCGCAGGACGCCGAGCACCCCGCGCCCCTTCGCCACCAGCGACGGCGGCACCTTGTCCGCGAGCCCGACCGGGACGCGCCGTGGGTCGACGGCGAACACCGAGTCCGGGTCGCCCCCGATCGCGAACAGCAGCGGGTGCACCGACTCGGCGTCGTCGAACTGCTTGCCGTACCAGCCGGACGCCTCGAGGATCCCGTCCATCGGGTGGCCGGTCGGCAGTTCGCGGCCGCGCCACCGGCCCCGCAGGTCCTCGGCCCGGACCGCGGGCAGCGAGTCGAACAGTTCCCACGCCTGCGCCGCGGTGGCGCCGGACTCCAGCTTCTGCAGATCGGCGATCGACACGGCGGAGCTCCCCGGGGTTGGCGGACCTTCTCCGAGGATCCTCGCGCACCCGCCTGTGATACGGGTATCGGGACCGGCCGCTTCGAACGAAGGACGCCCATGACCGACCCCGCCGTCGCCGCCGCCGCACGGGCTGCGGCACACCCGATCCAGCGGATCGGTTCGGTGTGGATGCTGCACCCCGAGCAGTTCGAGGCCAGCACGAAGGCCGGCTACGAGCACCCCTACGCCGGCTACCTCGCGGGGCGCGCCGGACTGCTCGGCGACACGAGCGCGACGGTCGTCGACGCGGTCCTCGGCATCCTCGGCCCGGGGCTCGCCGCGAAGTTCTGGCCGCTGGCGGTACGCCCACACGGGGCCCGCGGCGGCGCCGAGCTGTACTTCGCCCAGGCAGCGGACTGGGGCCGGTCACGCTTCGCCGACGCCCCTGGTACGGCCCGGTTCGTCGAACTGGGCGAGAAGGTCCTCGCCGGGGCTCCGACGACGGGACTTCCGCTCTTCGCCGTCCAGGTGACGCTGCCCCGTGCGTCCGATGCCCCGGGCCGGGCCCTGCAGGTGGCCGTCCTGCTGCGCGAGTTGCGTTTCGGGCTGCACCTGGCCGCGATGACCGCCGTCGGCCTGCCGATGCTCGAGGCGCACCTGCTGAACCAGGGCGCGGAGTACGCCAGGATGCTCGGCTGGTCCGAGCCGTTCCCGCCCGCCGACGGCTACCAGGAACGCAAGCGCGCGGCCGAGGACCTGACCGACGCCCGCGAGGCCGAGATCTGGGCGAAGGCGCTTCCGGTCGCCGAGGCCGAGGAACTCGCCGCCCTTGCCACCGCCCTCTACGAGCCCCTGCGGGCCGAGGACCCCCTGCTCAGCCCGTGACGGCACCCCGCCGGCTCACGCCGTCGCGGGCCGCCCCAGCGCCAGACGGACGAGGCCGAGGACGGCGACCACCGCCCAGACGACGTTGAGCAGGAGGAAGCCGTAGTTGCCGCTCGTCGCGGCCACGGTCGCGAGGATCGAGCTCCCCAGCGCGTTCGCGAGCAGATACCACGGGCTCCCGGTCGAGAGCCCGAACCGCTGGTTGCCGATGAACCCGGCCAGCACCAGGAACGCCCCCACGAGTTGCACGATCTGCGCCATGGGCGCACATCTTCCCCGGAAGCGGCCGACTACTGCACGGGCCCCAGCACCTCGGTGAGGACGTCGCGGAGCTCGTCGAGCCGGACGGGTTTGGCGAGGTAGGCGTCCATGCCGGCCGCGGTGCAGGCGTCGCGCTCGGCGGCGAGGGCGCCGGCGGTCATGGCGACGATGCGGGGCGGTCCGTCCGGGAACGTCATGCGCCGGATGGTGCGCGTGGCCTCCAGCCCGTCCATCTCCGGCATCTGGACGTCCATCAGGACCAGGTCGTAGGCCTGGGCCTCCAGCGCCGCGACCGCTTCGAGGCCGTTGCCGGCCACGTCGACCGCGTCGTGCCCCAGGTTCTTCAGCTGCAACCGGGCGACCTTCTGGTTGATCGCGTTGTCCTCGACGAGCAGGATGCGCAGCGCGCCCGCCGAGACCGGTTCGGCGCCGACCGGCGGAGACTGCGCCGGGATGCCCCGCGTCGGCTCGAGCACCCGCAGCAGCGTGTCCGCGAGCGCCCGCAGCCGCACGGGCTTGGTGACGGTGGCGGCGAAGAGCCGCCGGTCCCCACCGGCGAGCCCGTCCCCGATGGAGGTGATCGCCACCAGCGGCGCCCCGCCCCGACGGAGCGCTTGCGCCTCCGGGGGCGCGATGCCCTGGTCGACGATCGCGACGTCCCACCTGCCCTCGGCCGTCGTGCGGCACTTCAGGCCCCACGCCGTCAGCTGGTCGACCAGCGCGGAGCGGAGGAGGCCCTCGGGCAGGGCGACGAGTACCGACCGGGACCGCAGGGCCGCCGCGTGGTCGAGCGAAGACGTCGACGCCCGCCCCACCCGCACCCGGACCGTGAACGCCGAACCCACCCCGGGCTCGCTGCGCACGGAGATCTCGCCGCCCATGGCGGTCGCGAGCCGGCGACTGATCGCCAGGCCCAACCCGGTCCCGCCGTACAGCCGCGTCGTCGAGGCGTCGACCTGGCTGAAGGGGGCGAACAGGCGCTCGATCGCGTCGGCCGGAATGCCGATCCCGGTGTCCGAGACCGCGATCTCCAGGGTCAGGTCGTCCGGGTCGGAGTCCGGCACCGCGCGCACGTGGACGGCGACGGAGCCCGAGACGGTGAACTTCACCGCGTTCGAGAGCAGGTTGGCCACGACCTGGCGCAGCCGCGTGACGTCGCCGAGGACGACGGCCGGGCACGACCCGTCGGCCGTGCTGACGAGCTCCAGGCCCTTGAGCGAGGCCGTGTTCGCGACCAGCTCCACCGCGCTGTCGAGCAGGTCGACGACGTCGAACGGCGCCCGCTCGATGTGCAGCTCGCCGGCCTGGATCTTCGAGTAGTCGAGGATGTCGTTGATGATGTCGAGCAGCGCCTCACCGCTCGTCCGCACCGACGAGGCGAGGTCGCGCTGCTCGTCGGAGAGCGGCGATCCGAGCAACAGCCCGGTGAACCCGATGACCGCGTTCAGCGGCGTCCGGATCTCGTGGCTCATCGTCGCGAGGAAGGTCGACGACGCCGCCGCGGCGGCGAGAGCGGCGTCACGGGCGGCGGCGACCTCGGCCACAGCCTCCGCGAGTTCGGCGGCCCGCTCCTCGACCCGCTGCTCCAGAGTGCGTGTCAGATCCTGAATCTCCGCGAAGCCTTCGGCGTTCTCCAGCGCCGCGCCGGCGAGGGTCGCGATGAACTCGGCGAGTTGCGCCTCGTTCTCCCCGAACAGACCACCGACGCGACGGTGCTCGGTGTAGACGCAGGCGACCGGGCGGCCGTGCACGTGGATCGGGGCGCACAGCACGGAGCGGATGCCGGAGAGTACGAGACTCTCGCTGGCGTCGGCGGCGGTCTCGTCGTCCGGAACGATGGGCCGGCCCTCGGCGAGCGCACGCCGGGCGACGGCTCGGCTGAACTCCCCCGGCGCGTGACCCGCGACGGCGACGAGATCCCCGTCGGGCCCGTCGAGCGCCTCCAGCACCAGGCAGTGCTCGCCGCGAAGCAGGGTGGCCGCGGCGTCGCGCACCGCGGAATACACGGCACCACGCGACAGGGCGGAGGCGATCGACCGCCCGGACTCCAGGATCGCGTCGAAGCGGTCGACGAGCGACGGCGTGACCGCGTCGGTCTCGGGCTCGCGCCACTCCTGCTCGCCGAGGACCGCGCGGGCGGTCTGCAGGTCGAGTCCGACGTCGCGCCGGTCGAGGTTCGGCTCGAGTGCGGCGAGCGCGACGACGGACTGCGCGTGCTCGTGACGCATCCTCAGTTGATCGGCAACGGCGAGGCTGCGCTGCAGGAACCGACGCGCCTTCCGCGAGCGTCCCCGCATCGCGGCGATCAGGCCGGCCTCGCGCAGAGCGTGCGGGAGGTTGTTGCGGTAGGACCGGCCGAGCCGGCGGGACCGGCGGGCCTCGCGAGCCGCCGCGCGCAGCACGGCGCGCCGGCGAGCGGGCAGGGTCGCCGGCAGGGTCTCGGCCTGCAGGCGCAGCGCGGTGGTGAGCCACGGCCAGACCGGGGCCACGTACTCCTGTCGCAGTCCGGCGGACCGAACCATGCCGGCTGCCTCGGTGAGCACGGCGGCGGCCGCAGCGGGCGAACCCTCGGCCAACAGGCGCACGCCCTGGGCCTGGAGCACCTCGGCGCTGGTGTGCACGTCGTGGGTCGGACGGCTCAGTTCGGCCTCGATCAACTCGACCGGGGCGTGACCGCCGCTGGCCTTCGACCAGGCACCGAGCGCGATGCCGCGCGCCTGCGCGTCACCGATCTCCGCGCCCGAGGCGTAGACCGCGCGCGCGGCCTCCGCCGCGCCGCGCAGGTCGCCGAGCCGGTAGAGGGAGAACGCGATGTGCCAGCGCGCGGTGTTGGCCTCCCACCGGTCGCCGGTCCGGTCGAGCAGGCGAACCCCTTCGCGGCAGCGCGCGATGCACTCCTCGAACCGGGAAGCGCTGTAGAGCAGGGCACCCAGGAAGTGAAGTGACTGACCCTCACCCCAGATGTCACCGAGGTCGCGGCGGATCTGCAGGGACCGCTCGCTGTAGCGGATGCCGCGCTCGAACCACGGGATCAGCGTCATCACCGGGGCGTGCTCGGAGTACGCCTGCGCGAGCTCGGCGGACGGCGGGTACCGCTCGGCGAGGTTCATGCCGCGCAGGTGGGTCCACAACGTCGGCAGCGAACCGCGCGAGAACCAGTACGTGTGCGCGAGCCGACTGTGGATCCGGATCGCGACGAACTCCTCCTCGGGTCCCACCGCCCGGCGGCCAACGAAGAAGCGCGGCAGCAGCGTGTGGAGCAGCTGCACGAGCAGCTCCTGCATCGCGGCGAGCAAGAAGCCGAACCGGCCGTTCGGGACGCGGTGGCCGAGCGAACGCAGGGCGCTCTCCAGCGCCGTGTTCGCGACCTCCAGTTCGCCACGTTTGAACGCCAGCTCGCCGAGCTTGCCCTGCAGGCGCGCGGTCGAGATGGCGTCGCCGGCGAGGTCCCGGGCCGTCTCGTAGTGGTGCCGGGCGAGGTCGTAGAGCCCGCGCAGCATCAGCACGTCTCCGAGGCCCTCGGCGATCGCGAGCCGGGTCGCCACGTCCGCGCCCGGCGCACCGCGCTCGGCGATCTCGTACTGCTGCTGGGCCGCCGACAGGGCGTGGCGCCGGCGGGCGCCCTCAGCCGCCAGCAACGCGTGCGGCAGCGCCCGCTCCGGCTCGCCGGCCGCGTCGAAGTGGAAGGCGAGGTCGAAGGTGTTGTCCGGGTCGCGCGCCTCCAGCCGTTCCGCGGCGAGGCGGTGCAGGCGGCGGCGCTCCGCCGGAGGAAGCAGCTCGAGGAACGTCTCCCGCAGCTTGTCGTGGACGAACGCGCACCGGTCGGCCCGGATCCAGATCATGTGCCGGCGGCGCGTCTCCTCCAGCCCCGTGAAGGCGGCGGCCGGCTGCTGACCGGCGAGCTCGGCGGCGAACTCGGGGTCAAACTCCTTGCCGAGCACGGCCCCGACCGACAGCAGCTCGCGCGCCGCCGGCGGGAGCAGGCCGATCCGGCGCGAGAGGAAGGCCGCCGCGCGCTGGGACGCCCGGACGTCGGCGAGCGCGACCGCGTCGGTCCCCCAGCCACCGTCCTCGCGGAACAGCGCGCCGGACTCGACGAGACCGCGCAGGACCGCGGCCGCCATGAACGGGATGCCGTCCGAGAGCCGGACGAGGATGTCCGTGGCCTCCCGCGGCAGCGGGCCCGCCATGGACTCCGCGAGTTCGACGACCTGCTCCGCGCCGAGGGGCGCGAGCTCGAGTCGCTCGGCGGTCGTGAGCCGGCGCAGCGGGTGCGCGGCCTCGACCTCCTCGGTCCGGAACGCGACGACGACCAGCGTGTGCCGCGGCGCCGCCCCGGCCTGCTGGTGCCAGTGCAGCAGCAGCTTGAGACTGAGGTCGTCGGCCCACTGCCCGTCGTCGAGCAGCAGGACCGCCGGGCGGTCCGGCATCCCGATCGCCTCGAGCAGGGCCGCAATCGCCTCGATCGTGCGGATCTCGGCGAACGCCTCCGGCCCGAGCGGCTCGGCGCTGCGACCGAAGATCTCCTCCAGATCGGGCAGCGCGGCACTGAGCGCCTCCCGGCGGTCGCCCAGGCGCTCACGCAATGCCTCGGCCACGGTCGCATCCGCGCGGGTCTGGGCCAGCACCTCGGCGGCCATCGCGCGGAGCACCTCGAAGGGACGCTGGGCGGCCTGGTCGACGCCCTGCCCCCGGTAGATCCGGGCACCGCCGGCCGTGGCGCGCGAGGCGAACTCCTCCAGCAGGCGGCTCTTGCCGCCGCCGGACTCCGCCTCGACGAGAACGACCCCGCCGTGACCGATCTGAGCCTGCGTCACCTGGGAAAGCAAGGCAGTCATCTCGGCGTCGCGGTGCACGAAGGCCGGCTCGGCGAGCGTGCGTCTGCGGTCCCGGGCGCCGACGACGATGCGGGGCTCGGGCTCACCGCGGCCGAGCGCGGCGACGATGCTCGACACGTCGGCCAGCGCGGCGTCGGCGGACTGGTACCGGTCGTCGGGATCCGGTGTCAGCAGCCGGCCGAGCACCTGGTTGACGGCGCGGGGCACCTCGCCGACGAGGGCACCGAAGTCCGCCACTGACGTCGACAAGTGCCGGCGCAGAACCTCGCCGAGCGTGGTGCCGGAGAACAGCGGACGTCCCGCGAGGCATTCGTAGAGCACGACGCCGGCGGAGTACAGGTCGGAGCGCTCGTCGGGGCTGCGCTCGATCAGGCCGGCCTGCTCGGGCGACATGTAGCGGACCGTCCCGACCGGGACGTCGCGGATCTCCGGGTGCAGCCACTCGGTGCGGGCGAGACCCAGGTCGATGAGGGTCGCGCGGACGAGCGGGGACTCCTCGCCGACGATGATGTTCGAGGGCTTCACGTCGCGGTGCAGGACGCCCTGGTCGTGCGCGTCCCGCAGGGCGGAGAGCACGGCGCGGGCGACGGTCAGCGCGTCGTCGAGCGACAGCGGCCCGGTGGCCAGTCGCTCCTCCAGGCTGACGCCCGGGATCAGCGGGGTGACCAGGCAGGCGAGCTCGTCGTCGCGGTCGAAGTCGAGCAGCGGGGCGACCCACTCGCTGCGCAGGTGCCGCAGGACCGCGGCTTCGTGCTCCAGGCGCAGCCGGGCCGCCGGCAGCAGGCGCGGGACTGCGGCCGTCTTGACCACGACCCGCATCCCGGTCCGCACGTCCTCGGCGAGGACCGTGCGTACCGGATGTCCGTCCTTCAGCGCACCGAGGACCCGATAGCGGCCGAGCAACAGGTCCGGGAGTGCGGGGTCGGCGTCTGCCGTCATCGAGCACCCCCAAAGCTCTCCCCTGACGGAGGGAACTTCGGTGTGGCACGTCTCGCACTTGAGGGCCTTAAGTCCCGCCTGTCCGGAACCGAGTGGGGCGCCGACCGACGACCTTTCCGGACACAACGGGACGACCCGCCACCGGGCGGCGCCCGATCAGGTCAAAGGCCCACCGCGGCGGGATCTTCGCCGTTAAATTCGACGCACGGAGGCATGCACCCGCGCCCGCCTCCGCTGGGGGGCCGCACTCTGCGGCGAGGCAAGGAGCAGGGGCGGATGCGTTCTCGACGTGGGCGGCTGGGTGTCGCCGGGCTCGGACTGGTTCTCGCCGCGCTGCTGCCGGCGACGGTGCCGTCGACGGCGGCCGCCGACACGGGCTCGGTGATCGGCGGTCCGCGGATGGCCGAGCAGGGCTTCGTCGTCCCCTCCGGTGCGACGGCGCTGCCGAACATCTCCTCGGCGGCCTGGGTCGTCGCCGACGCGGACACCGGCCAGGTGCTCGCGGCGCGCGACCCGCACCGCAAGCTGCGTCCCGCCAGCACGCTCAAGACGCTGCTCGCCCTGACGATGGCGCCCCGGCTGAACAACACCGACCTCTACGTCGCCGACTGGGAGGACGCGAACCAGGAGGGCACGCGCATCGGCCTGTGGCCCGGCCACACGTACAAGGTCGGGGACCTCTGGTACGCCCTGATGCTCAAGTCGGGCAACGACGCGGCGACCGCGCTCGCGAAGGCCGGCGCCGGCAGTCTCCAGCAGGGCATCGCGATGATGCAGGCCGAGGCCCGGCGCCTGCAGGCCAACGACACCACCGTCGTCAACCCGAGCGGCCTCGACGCGGACGGCCAGTTCTCCTCCGCCTACGACCTCGCCCTCTGGGGCCGCGCCGCCCTGCAGCGCGGTGACCTCCGCAGGTACATGACCACCGTCCGGCACTCGTTCAACGCCGTCTCCGTCCCGGCCGACTCGAAGTACAAGGACGAGGCGATGTACGCCCGCACCGAGAACCGGCTCGTGCAGAACGAGTACCCGGGCGCGATCGGCGTGAAGATGGGCTACACGACCAAGGCGCAGAACACGATGATCGCCGCGGCCGAGCGCGACGGACGCCGGATCGTCGCCAGCCTGATGTTCACGCCCCAGGGCCGCATCACCCCCGACGCCGCCGCGCTGCTGGAGTGGGGCTTCGCCAACTCCGGCCGTGTCGAGCCGGTCGGCCAGCTCGTCGAGCCGCTGTCCAAGGCGGTCGTCAGCGAGGCCGACCTCGCGCCCGTCGTCGGCGTCAGTACCAACGACATCCGGCCGACCTCGGTCGCCAACGCGTCGGACTCCGACGACCTGCTGGTCGGCGGCTTCTCAGCCAAGACCTCGGCGATGACCGGCGGCCTGCTCGCCGTGGCGGCCGCGTTGGGCGTGCTGGCGCTCAAGGTGGCCAAGCGTCGCCGCCGCTTCGCCGCGGCCGGCGTCTACCGGTACTGACCGAAGTGGGGCGGGACGGCTCCGTTCGGGATGTCCTCCGTCGCTGACCTCCCGGCCGCGCGGACCGCGTGGGTGCATGGTGACGGTCGGCGGCCGCGCGTCCTGCTCGCGTGTCCTTCGGCCACGCGGGTCGGCTTGACGCTCCTTGAGGACACCCCGAACTCCGCCGCCCCGCCGGGCCCCGGCGGACCTGCGGGTCCAGCTCAACGGCGCGCGGCACCCCCTGACGATCCGTCAGGTCAGAACGGGACCGGCGCGGTCAGGTCCTTGATGAAGTCCGGTAGTTCAGCGTCGGGGTCATCCGCACCGGGATAGGTGATGAACCTCAGCCCTGTCGGGGTGGTCCAGATGAACCGGCCCCGGTCCTGTTCCAGATGCCAGCCGGGCATCTGTTTGACCTGATGGTGGAACCGGCACAGGCAGCCGAGGTTCCAGTAACGCGTCCAGCCCTGGACGACCTTGCCCTTGACCTTCGTGAACGGGATCGAATGGTCGATGTCGCACTGGCGGGCCGGGCGCCGGCAGCCGGGGAATCTACAATGCTTGTCCCGGTTCCGCACCGCGGTCTTCATCTTCGCCGTGGGCGCGTAGTTGTCGGCGTGCAGGTCGAGCAGCTCGATTGCCTCGGCCGACAGGGCGGAGGAGGCCCGGATCTCCGGCTCGGTCGGGTCGAGCCCGAGCGCCTCACCGAGGATGGCCTGGATCGTGTCGAGCTCCTGGGCGGCGATGGTGCGCTCGTCCCGGCGGGCGATCACCAGCGGCGCTTCGGCGGCCTGCTCTTTCTGGACCGCCCGGTCGTGGTGGACGCGCTCCTTGAGCGCTTTGAAGATGCGCTTCGCTTCGTCCTCGGGCATGAACAGGCACAGAGTGGCCATGCCGTCGTACT of the Sporichthya polymorpha DSM 43042 genome contains:
- a CDS encoding D-alanyl-D-alanine carboxypeptidase family protein, with the translated sequence MRSRRGRLGVAGLGLVLAALLPATVPSTAAADTGSVIGGPRMAEQGFVVPSGATALPNISSAAWVVADADTGQVLAARDPHRKLRPASTLKTLLALTMAPRLNNTDLYVADWEDANQEGTRIGLWPGHTYKVGDLWYALMLKSGNDAATALAKAGAGSLQQGIAMMQAEARRLQANDTTVVNPSGLDADGQFSSAYDLALWGRAALQRGDLRRYMTTVRHSFNAVSVPADSKYKDEAMYARTENRLVQNEYPGAIGVKMGYTTKAQNTMIAAAERDGRRIVASLMFTPQGRITPDAAALLEWGFANSGRVEPVGQLVEPLSKAVVSEADLAPVVGVSTNDIRPTSVANASDSDDLLVGGFSAKTSAMTGGLLAVAAALGVLALKVAKRRRRFAAAGVYRY
- a CDS encoding ATP-binding protein — its product is MTADADPALPDLLLGRYRVLGALKDGHPVRTVLAEDVRTGMRVVVKTAAVPRLLPAARLRLEHEAAVLRHLRSEWVAPLLDFDRDDELACLVTPLIPGVSLEERLATGPLSLDDALTVARAVLSALRDAHDQGVLHRDVKPSNIIVGEESPLVRATLIDLGLARTEWLHPEIRDVPVGTVRYMSPEQAGLIERSPDERSDLYSAGVVLYECLAGRPLFSGTTLGEVLRRHLSTSVADFGALVGEVPRAVNQVLGRLLTPDPDDRYQSADAALADVSSIVAALGRGEPEPRIVVGARDRRRTLAEPAFVHRDAEMTALLSQVTQAQIGHGGVVLVEAESGGGKSRLLEEFASRATAGGARIYRGQGVDQAAQRPFEVLRAMAAEVLAQTRADATVAEALRERLGDRREALSAALPDLEEIFGRSAEPLGPEAFAEIRTIEAIAALLEAIGMPDRPAVLLLDDGQWADDLSLKLLLHWHQQAGAAPRHTLVVVAFRTEEVEAAHPLRRLTTAERLELAPLGAEQVVELAESMAGPLPREATDILVRLSDGIPFMAAAVLRGLVESGALFREDGGWGTDAVALADVRASQRAAAFLSRRIGLLPPAARELLSVGAVLGKEFDPEFAAELAGQQPAAAFTGLEETRRRHMIWIRADRCAFVHDKLRETFLELLPPAERRRLHRLAAERLEARDPDNTFDLAFHFDAAGEPERALPHALLAAEGARRRHALSAAQQQYEIAERGAPGADVATRLAIAEGLGDVLMLRGLYDLARHHYETARDLAGDAISTARLQGKLGELAFKRGELEVANTALESALRSLGHRVPNGRFGFLLAAMQELLVQLLHTLLPRFFVGRRAVGPEEEFVAIRIHSRLAHTYWFSRGSLPTLWTHLRGMNLAERYPPSAELAQAYSEHAPVMTLIPWFERGIRYSERSLQIRRDLGDIWGEGQSLHFLGALLYSASRFEECIARCREGVRLLDRTGDRWEANTARWHIAFSLYRLGDLRGAAEAARAVYASGAEIGDAQARGIALGAWSKASGGHAPVELIEAELSRPTHDVHTSAEVLQAQGVRLLAEGSPAAAAAVLTEAAGMVRSAGLRQEYVAPVWPWLTTALRLQAETLPATLPARRRAVLRAAAREARRSRRLGRSYRNNLPHALREAGLIAAMRGRSRKARRFLQRSLAVADQLRMRHEHAQSVVALAALEPNLDRRDVGLDLQTARAVLGEQEWREPETDAVTPSLVDRFDAILESGRSIASALSRGAVYSAVRDAAATLLRGEHCLVLEALDGPDGDLVAVAGHAPGEFSRAVARRALAEGRPIVPDDETAADASESLVLSGIRSVLCAPIHVHGRPVACVYTEHRRVGGLFGENEAQLAEFIATLAGAALENAEGFAEIQDLTRTLEQRVEERAAELAEAVAEVAAARDAALAAAAASSTFLATMSHEIRTPLNAVIGFTGLLLGSPLSDEQRDLASSVRTSGEALLDIINDILDYSKIQAGELHIERAPFDVVDLLDSAVELVANTASLKGLELVSTADGSCPAVVLGDVTRLRQVVANLLSNAVKFTVSGSVAVHVRAVPDSDPDDLTLEIAVSDTGIGIPADAIERLFAPFSQVDASTTRLYGGTGLGLAISRRLATAMGGEISVRSEPGVGSAFTVRVRVGRASTSSLDHAAALRSRSVLVALPEGLLRSALVDQLTAWGLKCRTTAEGRWDVAIVDQGIAPPEAQALRRGGAPLVAITSIGDGLAGGDRRLFAATVTKPVRLRALADTLLRVLEPTRGIPAQSPPVGAEPVSAGALRILLVEDNAINQKVARLQLKNLGHDAVDVAGNGLEAVAALEAQAYDLVLMDVQMPEMDGLEATRTIRRMTFPDGPPRIVAMTAGALAAERDACTAAGMDAYLAKPVRLDELRDVLTEVLGPVQ